One Leisingera sp. M658 genomic window carries:
- a CDS encoding DUF1611 domain-containing protein, producing the protein METAVNAGRPVWQNASGPQLRLSERSQKPGGSPAARPPTAIVYCEGNFARVDGKTANGLVRHSQAYRILSVVDSDHAGGDSGQILDGAPNHIPVFGDLETAVTHEAVIPDTLIYGMAPSDGKLSADDRRVVLDAVSLGMNIVSGLHEYLSDDPEIALAAKSRSVSLRDIRKPRSSKDMRLFDGSVANVRAIRIAVLGTDCAIGKRTTATLLARELNAQGIKTVLVGTGQTGLMQGAKYGVAMDAVPPQFCCGELEGAIVAASEGEQPYVILIEGQGALSHPAFCTSAFILRGSQPDAVILQHAPMRAHRCDFPNMAMPDPGDEIALIEAFATTKVIGVTLNHEGMTDAGLTAAIKEHAGTLGLPVSDALSRPAAHLAEIVLSAYPRLRLMPVAAAL; encoded by the coding sequence ATGGAAACCGCAGTCAACGCGGGAAGGCCGGTATGGCAAAATGCCAGCGGTCCGCAACTACGATTATCTGAACGCTCTCAGAAACCTGGCGGTTCCCCCGCCGCTCGCCCCCCCACCGCAATCGTGTATTGCGAAGGGAATTTCGCACGTGTCGACGGCAAGACAGCAAACGGGCTTGTCCGGCACTCACAAGCCTATCGCATACTCTCGGTGGTCGACAGTGATCACGCAGGAGGTGACAGCGGGCAGATCCTTGACGGCGCCCCGAACCACATTCCAGTCTTTGGCGATCTTGAAACGGCAGTTACTCACGAGGCCGTCATTCCTGACACGCTGATCTATGGGATGGCTCCGTCAGACGGAAAACTTTCGGCAGATGACCGCCGTGTTGTGCTGGATGCAGTTTCTTTAGGGATGAACATTGTCAGCGGGCTGCATGAATACCTCAGTGACGATCCGGAGATCGCCCTGGCAGCCAAATCGCGCAGTGTTTCCCTTCGCGATATCCGCAAACCGCGGAGCAGCAAGGACATGCGTCTGTTTGACGGCAGTGTCGCGAATGTGAGGGCAATCCGTATTGCTGTGCTGGGAACCGATTGTGCGATTGGTAAGCGGACGACGGCAACGCTTCTCGCCCGCGAACTGAATGCGCAAGGGATCAAGACTGTCCTGGTGGGCACCGGTCAGACCGGCCTAATGCAGGGTGCCAAATACGGCGTGGCAATGGACGCGGTGCCGCCGCAATTCTGCTGCGGGGAACTTGAAGGGGCCATTGTCGCGGCATCTGAAGGTGAACAGCCTTATGTCATTCTGATCGAAGGCCAGGGCGCACTCAGCCATCCGGCATTCTGCACGTCTGCATTCATTCTGCGCGGCAGCCAGCCGGACGCGGTGATCCTTCAGCACGCACCCATGCGGGCGCACCGTTGCGACTTTCCAAACATGGCAATGCCTGATCCCGGTGACGAGATCGCTTTGATAGAAGCCTTCGCGACCACAAAGGTGATCGGCGTCACACTCAATCACGAGGGGATGACGGACGCCGGACTCACTGCCGCGATCAAGGAACATGCCGGTACCTTGGGCCTTCCTGTCAGCGATGCCCTCAGCCGTCCCGCGGCGCATCTTGCCGAAATTGTCCTGTCCGCATACCCCCGGTTGCGGCTGATGCCTGTTGCGGCAGCGTTATGA
- a CDS encoding alanine/ornithine racemase family PLP-dependent enzyme: MTAPRIKIDLHKIRDNTRCLVERLKPLGITVTGVTKGVCGHPGIARAMLDGGAIGLADARLANVRRMRKAGLTCPILMIRTPMLSQAGQIVETCEASCNTETSVIAKLAAAALRRGIRHEIILMVEMGDGREGIMPEDLTDAALHVTRTPGVLLKGIGANFACLAGAAPTSGMLAALSTLADDIEQMCGPFAEVVSGGSSANLPWAFDGGAAGRINNLRIGEAILLGTDPVSGHPISGLHTDAFTLLAEVIETKIKSKPVPLKLSDPALSALSLVPGNHWTTRSILALGLQDTDPAGLTFPAAVTFAGATSDHIVVETTNCPLRIGGEMSLQMSYSALVRAMAASGVSKVLHRNRTLTEGAAGSRNDRLPEFF, translated from the coding sequence ATGACCGCACCGCGTATCAAAATTGACCTGCACAAAATCCGCGACAACACGCGATGTCTTGTTGAGCGTCTGAAACCGCTCGGAATTACCGTCACAGGGGTCACAAAAGGCGTGTGCGGTCACCCTGGCATTGCAAGGGCGATGCTGGACGGCGGCGCGATCGGATTGGCAGATGCGCGGCTTGCAAATGTAAGACGCATGCGTAAAGCAGGGCTGACCTGTCCGATCCTGATGATCCGGACCCCAATGCTGAGCCAGGCCGGGCAAATCGTCGAAACTTGTGAAGCAAGCTGTAATACAGAGACCAGCGTTATTGCAAAGCTTGCCGCTGCGGCCCTGCGCAGAGGCATTCGTCACGAGATAATTCTGATGGTGGAAATGGGGGATGGGCGGGAAGGCATCATGCCTGAGGATTTGACGGATGCTGCCCTTCACGTCACCAGGACGCCGGGTGTGCTTCTCAAAGGTATTGGCGCAAATTTCGCCTGTCTGGCTGGTGCAGCCCCCACCTCCGGGATGTTGGCGGCACTCTCAACCCTTGCTGATGACATTGAGCAGATGTGCGGCCCCTTCGCCGAAGTGGTTTCCGGGGGCAGTTCCGCAAACCTGCCATGGGCATTCGATGGCGGGGCGGCAGGGCGGATCAACAATTTGCGCATAGGCGAGGCCATCCTGCTGGGCACTGACCCTGTTTCGGGGCATCCGATCAGCGGGCTTCATACAGATGCTTTCACGCTGCTGGCTGAGGTGATCGAGACGAAAATCAAATCAAAGCCGGTACCGCTGAAATTATCCGACCCGGCCCTCTCGGCGCTGAGCCTGGTGCCAGGCAATCATTGGACAACCCGCTCGATCCTGGCCCTCGGACTGCAAGATACCGACCCTGCAGGGCTGACCTTTCCAGCAGCTGTTACCTTTGCCGGTGCGACCAGCGATCACATTGTGGTTGAGACGACCAATTGCCCCCTTCGCATCGGCGGCGAGATGTCGTTGCAAATGAGCTACAGCGCCCTTGTGCGCGCCATGGCAGCCTCCGGTGTTTCGAAGGTTCTACACAGAAACAGAACATTGACAGAAGGTGCCGCCGGTAGCCGCAATGACCGGCTTCCTGAGTTTTTTTGA
- a CDS encoding transposase, with amino-acid sequence MLGPRQEAQGALFYEFSIEGHVPQDHLLRSIDRIVDLSDIRQYLADFYSHTGRPPIDPELLTRMLLVGYCLGIRPERRLCEEVHLNLAYHWFCRRDLTDAVPDHSTFSKNRHGRFRESNLLRRLLEATAACSIAEGLVSGQRFAADASLIEADANKQNSTPKEDWDHGTITPDDAPRAVREYLGALDDAAFGAATKAEPKFTSHSGPSSQWTAARKGPAFFAYSTNYLIGTDHSIIVDVEATRSIRKAEAGAVRTMLDRVKGGFGQHPERIIADTAYGSGPMLGWLVGRKIAPHIPVIDRAGRTDGTWTRADFEWDAENNQYICPEGQELKQFRRNYSDPNRGPTGKGVAKYRALKLTCQSCPSKARCCPSMDFRSITREEHEDARQIARDIAKTKQYGISMKLRKKIEMLFAHLKRILGLGRLRLRGPCGENDEFLLAATAQNLRKLAKIFPAPQQTRKA; translated from the coding sequence ATGTTGGGACCGAGGCAGGAAGCGCAAGGTGCGCTATTCTACGAGTTCTCCATTGAGGGTCATGTCCCTCAAGATCACCTATTGCGGTCCATTGACCGCATCGTCGATCTGAGCGACATCCGTCAGTATCTGGCTGATTTCTACAGCCATACAGGCCGCCCTCCGATTGATCCGGAGTTGCTGACCCGAATGCTATTGGTTGGCTATTGTTTGGGCATTCGGCCTGAACGGCGTTTGTGTGAAGAGGTGCATCTGAACCTGGCGTATCACTGGTTTTGCCGCCGCGATCTGACGGATGCTGTGCCGGATCATTCCACCTTCTCTAAGAACAGGCACGGTAGGTTCCGAGAAAGCAATCTGTTACGCCGCTTGTTGGAAGCGACGGCGGCGTGTAGCATCGCCGAAGGACTGGTCAGCGGCCAGCGCTTTGCAGCGGATGCCAGTTTGATTGAAGCGGACGCGAACAAACAAAACTCGACACCCAAGGAAGATTGGGATCACGGCACCATCACCCCCGACGACGCACCCCGTGCCGTGCGCGAGTATCTCGGCGCACTGGACGACGCGGCTTTTGGCGCAGCAACAAAGGCCGAACCAAAGTTCACGTCCCATTCCGGCCCGTCCAGCCAATGGACAGCAGCCCGCAAAGGCCCTGCGTTCTTTGCCTATTCCACCAACTATCTCATCGGCACAGATCACAGCATCATCGTGGACGTCGAAGCGACCCGGTCGATCAGAAAGGCAGAAGCGGGTGCTGTCCGCACGATGCTGGATCGGGTCAAAGGCGGGTTTGGCCAGCACCCGGAACGGATCATTGCGGACACGGCATACGGCTCCGGCCCGATGTTGGGCTGGCTGGTGGGTCGCAAAATCGCGCCACATATTCCAGTTATCGACAGGGCTGGCCGGACAGATGGAACCTGGACACGGGCTGACTTCGAATGGGATGCTGAGAACAATCAATACATCTGCCCCGAAGGTCAGGAACTGAAGCAGTTCCGCCGTAACTACTCCGATCCAAACAGGGGACCAACCGGCAAAGGTGTCGCAAAATACCGGGCGCTCAAGCTCACCTGCCAATCATGCCCATCAAAGGCCCGTTGTTGCCCCAGCATGGACTTCCGTTCCATCACCCGGGAAGAACACGAAGACGCCCGTCAGATTGCACGCGATATTGCAAAGACCAAACAATACGGAATCTCGATGAAGCTGCGAAAGAAGATCGAGATGCTCTTCGCCCATCTCAAACGCATCCTTGGCCTCGGACGGCTCCGATTACGTGGCCCATGCGGCGAAAATGACGAATTCCTACTCGCCGCAACCGCTCAAAACCTCCGCAAACTGGCCAAGATCTTTCCTGCACCGCAGCAAACCCGCAAAGCGTGA
- a CDS encoding site-specific integrase produces MADAKTTHLRERMIEDMRIKGLGENSQKSHIRAVRYLAEFKGRSPDTASAEDLRAYQLHMLNTNVTPSTYKARLVGLRFFFETTCQRPDMKQCLRFHTEPRKLPVVFSVEEVFELLRVAPGPGLKYRAALSISYGTGLRASEVCNLKVTDIDSDRMLINVGNGKGGKTNGANGTLLATCPSRLTLIKIVPGWLRNSLAS; encoded by the coding sequence ATGGCGGACGCCAAGACCACGCATTTGCGTGAACGAATGATCGAAGATATGCGGATCAAAGGGCTGGGCGAGAACTCACAGAAGTCCCATATCCGGGCGGTTCGATACCTTGCCGAGTTCAAAGGCCGATCACCGGATACTGCGAGCGCCGAAGATCTGCGTGCTTACCAGCTTCACATGTTGAACACGAACGTCACCCCGTCGACCTATAAGGCGCGGCTGGTCGGGCTGCGGTTCTTTTTCGAAACGACGTGCCAGCGACCGGACATGAAGCAATGCCTGCGTTTCCATACCGAGCCGCGGAAGCTGCCGGTTGTGTTCAGCGTCGAAGAAGTGTTCGAATTGCTGAGAGTTGCGCCCGGCCCAGGGCTGAAGTACCGCGCGGCGCTGAGCATTTCCTATGGCACCGGGCTCCGTGCGTCCGAGGTTTGCAATCTCAAAGTCACTGACATCGACAGCGATCGGATGCTGATCAATGTCGGGAATGGCAAAGGCGGGAAGACGAACGGCGCAAACGGCACGTTGCTTGCAACCTGCCCGTCACGTTTGACGCTGATCAAGATTGTGCCCGGGTGGCTGAGGAACTCTTTAGCAAGTTGA
- a CDS encoding acyl-CoA dehydrogenase, which translates to MTYQAPVRDIMFNIEHLSDWPGVASLAAYAGIETGDVQAALEGFGRFCSDVVAPLSGSGDDTGARFDGENVVMPEPYLQAYAQYAGMGWQSLPHPEEFGGMGLPRAAGAAATEILNAADLSFGLCPLLTDGAVEALLLTGSGAQKKRYLEPMISGRWSGTMNLTEPQAGSDLGRVRCKAEPGADGAYSISGTKIFITYGAHSLTENIVHLVLARTPDAPVGPKGLSLFIVPKFLVQEDGSLGRRNTVQCVSIEHKLGVRASPTAVLEFDGATGFLVGEENRGLEYMFVMMRAARFSVGVQGVAVSERAYQHALRYAQERVQSRPVDGSSKEAVPILQHPDVRRLLLRMRALVEGGRALAMATAGWLDLAQHAEAEQAREASEMAEFLVPLVKGYCTERSVEVTSMGLQVHGGMGFIEETGVAQFYRDARILPIYEGTTAIQANDLLGRKVLRDGGKTARRFAGMILSIEADLRKGSAKAQLVADRLGQARRAFETSLAWLLETAPNDPNAAYAGGVPFLMLAGNLASGWQLGRSVLAAESKLEQGEDTAFMTQKIATAVFYAQHILVECGTESARIIDGSKSLFDAGFEI; encoded by the coding sequence ATGACCTATCAGGCGCCGGTTCGCGATATCATGTTCAATATCGAGCATTTGTCTGACTGGCCCGGGGTTGCATCTCTGGCGGCTTATGCCGGGATCGAAACCGGGGATGTCCAGGCTGCGCTGGAAGGGTTCGGGCGCTTTTGCTCGGACGTGGTTGCTCCGCTTTCTGGCTCCGGAGACGACACCGGTGCGCGGTTCGACGGTGAAAATGTCGTGATGCCCGAGCCATACCTGCAGGCTTATGCGCAATACGCCGGGATGGGCTGGCAAAGCCTGCCGCACCCGGAGGAGTTTGGCGGGATGGGGCTGCCGCGGGCCGCAGGGGCCGCTGCGACGGAGATATTGAACGCAGCGGATTTGAGTTTCGGGCTGTGTCCGCTTTTAACCGACGGGGCGGTTGAGGCGCTGTTGCTTACCGGCTCCGGCGCGCAAAAAAAGCGATACCTCGAGCCGATGATTTCCGGCCGATGGTCCGGCACCATGAACCTGACAGAACCCCAGGCGGGCAGTGATCTGGGGCGCGTGCGGTGCAAGGCGGAACCGGGTGCGGATGGTGCGTATTCGATCAGCGGAACAAAGATCTTCATCACCTATGGCGCGCACAGCCTGACCGAAAACATCGTTCATCTTGTTTTGGCGAGAACCCCTGATGCCCCGGTCGGCCCAAAGGGGCTGAGTCTGTTCATTGTGCCGAAATTCCTGGTCCAAGAAGACGGATCGCTTGGCCGGCGCAATACCGTCCAATGTGTCAGTATTGAGCATAAATTGGGCGTCAGGGCGAGCCCGACCGCGGTTCTGGAATTTGACGGCGCCACCGGTTTTCTGGTGGGAGAGGAAAACCGGGGCCTTGAATATATGTTCGTGATGATGCGGGCTGCCCGGTTTTCTGTGGGCGTGCAGGGGGTTGCCGTATCGGAACGCGCGTATCAGCACGCCTTGCGCTATGCGCAGGAGCGGGTGCAGAGCCGCCCGGTTGACGGCAGCTCCAAGGAGGCTGTGCCGATCCTTCAGCATCCGGATGTGCGGCGGTTGCTGCTGCGGATGCGGGCCTTGGTCGAAGGCGGGCGGGCTTTGGCGATGGCCACTGCAGGATGGCTGGACCTGGCGCAGCACGCCGAGGCCGAACAGGCCCGCGAGGCGTCGGAGATGGCCGAATTTCTGGTGCCGCTGGTCAAGGGGTACTGCACGGAACGGTCTGTGGAAGTCACCTCTATGGGCCTGCAGGTTCATGGCGGCATGGGGTTCATCGAAGAAACCGGGGTTGCGCAATTTTATCGGGATGCCAGGATCCTGCCGATCTACGAGGGCACGACGGCGATCCAGGCCAATGATCTGCTGGGCCGCAAAGTGCTGCGGGACGGTGGCAAGACCGCCCGCCGCTTTGCCGGCATGATCCTGTCGATTGAGGCGGACTTGCGCAAGGGCAGCGCGAAGGCGCAGCTGGTTGCAGACCGGCTGGGGCAGGCGCGCCGCGCGTTTGAGACCAGCCTTGCCTGGCTTCTGGAGACCGCGCCCAACGACCCCAATGCGGCCTATGCCGGCGGTGTTCCCTTTCTGATGCTGGCAGGCAATCTTGCCTCGGGCTGGCAGCTGGGCAGGTCAGTCCTGGCTGCTGAATCCAAGCTGGAACAGGGCGAAGACACAGCCTTCATGACACAGAAAATCGCCACCGCAGTGTTTTACGCACAGCATATTCTTGTGGAATGCGGAACCGAAAGCGCCCGGATCATCGACGGCAGCAAAAGCCTGTTCGATGCCGGTTTCGAAATCTGA
- the dmdD gene encoding methylthioacryloyl-CoA hydratase (part of the dimethylsulfoniopropionate catabolism pathway), which yields MSQAASSQTYEKLAIEQRDNGVFIVSLNRPSKRNALDAATIEELICFFSGAHRNGVKAVVLAGAGDHFCAGLDLVEHWKEDRSPDDFMHVCLRWHEAFNKMEYGGVPIIAALQGAVVGGGLELASAAHVRVMDQTTYFALPEGQRGIFTGGGATIRVSDMIGKYRMIDMILTGRVYQGQEAVDLGLAQYITEGSSFDKAVELADKVAQNLPLTNYAICSAISHLNNMSGMDAAYAEAVVAGVVNTQPAARERLEAFANKTAARVRPNS from the coding sequence ATGTCGCAAGCTGCCAGTTCGCAAACCTATGAAAAGCTCGCCATCGAACAGCGGGACAATGGTGTCTTTATTGTCTCGCTCAACCGGCCGTCCAAGCGAAATGCGCTGGATGCTGCCACGATTGAGGAACTCATCTGCTTTTTCAGCGGTGCGCATCGCAATGGCGTAAAGGCGGTGGTGCTGGCAGGCGCGGGCGACCATTTCTGTGCTGGCCTGGATCTGGTGGAGCACTGGAAGGAAGACCGCAGCCCGGATGACTTCATGCATGTCTGCCTGCGCTGGCACGAGGCCTTCAACAAGATGGAATACGGCGGGGTGCCGATCATTGCCGCCCTTCAGGGGGCGGTTGTCGGCGGCGGGCTGGAACTGGCCAGCGCGGCCCATGTCCGGGTGATGGATCAGACCACTTATTTTGCGCTTCCTGAAGGTCAGCGCGGCATTTTTACCGGCGGCGGCGCCACCATCCGGGTGTCCGACATGATTGGCAAATACCGGATGATTGACATGATCCTGACGGGCCGGGTGTATCAGGGGCAGGAAGCGGTCGATCTGGGACTGGCGCAATACATCACCGAAGGGTCCAGTTTCGACAAGGCGGTCGAGCTTGCCGATAAGGTCGCGCAAAACCTGCCGCTGACCAACTATGCCATCTGTTCGGCGATCAGCCATTTGAACAATATGTCGGGCATGGATGCGGCTTATGCCGAAGCCGTCGTGGCCGGCGTTGTGAATACGCAGCCGGCGGCGCGTGAACGGCTGGAGGCCTTTGCCAACAAAACCGCAGCCCGCGTGCGGCCCAACAGCTAG
- a CDS encoding helix-turn-helix transcriptional regulator, which yields MTISSHNARALAALGHDARLAIFRLLVKAGEDGLRVGEIAEHLGLAPSTLAHHLSALVDARLVVQDKRGREVFNRVDYPVMLGVVNFLTSECCTGVTLSAKEEVA from the coding sequence ATGACAATATCAAGCCACAACGCCCGCGCCCTTGCTGCCCTTGGCCACGATGCCCGTCTGGCCATTTTCCGCCTGCTGGTCAAAGCAGGCGAGGACGGGCTGCGGGTCGGCGAGATTGCCGAACATCTGGGTTTGGCGCCCTCCACGCTGGCGCATCATCTGTCGGCACTGGTGGATGCCAGGCTGGTTGTGCAGGATAAGCGCGGGCGTGAAGTGTTCAACCGGGTTGATTACCCCGTCATGCTGGGCGTGGTGAATTTCCTGACATCCGAATGCTGCACGGGCGTGACCCTGTCAGCCAAGGAGGAGGTCGCATGA
- a CDS encoding permease → MANATNIPPRPGASVWRFFQQQRVWFASAAILLLLAIFDPAQSAGSAVFAGAALAHTAPYLLFSIAIAAWAGATGADNLVAKAFTGKPLLMIALGALAGGLSPFCSCGVIPLIAALLSMGVPLSAVMAFWLASPIMDPSMFFLTAGVLGVEFAVAKTAAAVGLGIFGGLVVHLLNQSGALKDALRDGVGNGGCGGAKLRAPKPVVWAFWTEAERRAKFAATAWTTTLFLAKWLLLAFILESLMLAWIPAETVTSALGGEGLLPIITATLIGVPAYLNGYAALPLVGGLIEQGMAPGAGLAFLVAGGVTSIPAAMAVWALARPQVFALYLGLSLSGAFSAGLLFQLWHAV, encoded by the coding sequence ATGGCAAACGCAACGAACATTCCCCCAAGACCAGGCGCATCCGTCTGGCGGTTCTTCCAACAGCAGCGGGTCTGGTTCGCCTCCGCCGCAATCCTGCTGCTGCTGGCCATTTTTGATCCGGCGCAATCTGCAGGCAGTGCTGTCTTTGCCGGGGCCGCGCTGGCGCATACGGCACCTTATCTGCTGTTCTCCATTGCCATCGCGGCCTGGGCTGGCGCTACTGGCGCGGACAATCTGGTTGCCAAGGCTTTTACCGGTAAACCGCTTCTGATGATTGCGCTCGGCGCTCTGGCGGGCGGGTTGTCGCCGTTCTGCTCCTGCGGGGTGATCCCGCTTATTGCGGCACTTCTGTCGATGGGGGTACCGTTGTCCGCCGTCATGGCGTTCTGGCTGGCGTCGCCGATCATGGATCCCTCGATGTTCTTTCTGACCGCCGGAGTTTTGGGTGTTGAATTCGCGGTGGCCAAAACCGCAGCCGCAGTGGGTCTTGGCATTTTTGGCGGCTTGGTTGTCCATTTGCTGAACCAGAGCGGCGCCTTGAAGGATGCGTTGCGTGACGGTGTCGGAAACGGCGGCTGCGGCGGAGCAAAGCTGCGCGCGCCCAAGCCGGTGGTCTGGGCATTCTGGACCGAGGCTGAGCGCCGGGCAAAATTTGCCGCAACCGCCTGGACCACAACGCTGTTCCTGGCCAAATGGCTGCTGCTGGCCTTTATTCTGGAAAGCCTGATGCTGGCTTGGATCCCGGCGGAAACAGTGACCTCCGCCCTGGGCGGTGAAGGGCTGCTGCCGATCATTACAGCAACGCTGATTGGTGTCCCGGCCTATCTGAACGGTTATGCGGCGCTGCCGCTGGTCGGCGGGCTGATCGAGCAGGGTATGGCACCAGGGGCAGGCCTTGCCTTTCTGGTGGCCGGTGGCGTGACCTCGATCCCCGCAGCGATGGCCGTGTGGGCGCTGGCACGTCCGCAAGTCTTTGCGCTGTACCTTGGCCTATCGCTCAGCGGAGCTTTTTCCGCGGGGCTGCTGTTCCAGCTCTGGCACGCAGTCTGA
- a CDS encoding FAD-dependent oxidoreductase, with amino-acid sequence MTELPSTAKAVIIGGGIIGCSTAYHLAKLGWTDTVLLERKKLTSGTTFHAAGLVGQLRSNANITQLLGYSVDLYNKIEEETGLGTGWKMNGGLRLACNEERWTEVKRQATTAHSFGLEMELLTPKEALDLWPLMDISDVIGAAFMPTDGQANPSDITQALAKGARMAGAKIFEDTKVTDIEIKDGKIRAVITEHGRIECEKVICCAGQWTRTFAKRFGVNVPLVPMEHQYMVTEPFEGVPSNLPTLRDPDRLTYYKEEVGGLVMGGYEPNPIPWAQDGIPQGFHYTLLDSNFDHFEQLMEQALGRVPALEHAGIKTLTNGPESFTPDGNFIIGEAPELQNFFVGAGFNAFGIAAGGGAGMALAEWVKNGEPPFDLWSADIRRFGRPHFDTDWVRTRTVEAYGKHYTMAWPHEEHDSGRPCRKSPLYDTLKSQGACFGEKLGWERPNWFVDTAKGETPKDVYSFGRQNWFEAVGREHKAAREAAVLFDQTSFAKFALKGPDALVAMNWICANNVDKPVGALIYTQMLNNKGGIECDLTVGRVAHDEFYIVTGTGYATHDFDWIHRNIPDGMNCQLFDITSSNAVLSLMGPKARDILAAVTRDDVSNDGFKFGTIRTIGIAGCPVQALRVTYVGELGWELHLPVEYAQTVYNALMEAGLPQGLINAGYRAIESLRLEKGYRAWGADIGPDHTPFEAGLGWAVKLKQDMPFKGRAAAETQKAKGVKKMLACFTADPGVVLLGRETIYRNGQRVGWLSSGGYGYTVGQSIGYGYIRNSDGVDAEYVLSGDYELEVATERVPCKVQLSPLYDPSMSRVKA; translated from the coding sequence ATGACCGAACTCCCCTCAACTGCCAAGGCAGTCATCATCGGCGGCGGCATTATCGGCTGCTCAACAGCCTATCACCTGGCCAAACTGGGCTGGACGGATACCGTTCTGCTGGAGCGGAAAAAGCTGACCTCGGGCACCACCTTCCACGCCGCCGGGCTGGTCGGGCAGCTGCGCTCAAACGCCAATATCACCCAGCTCTTGGGCTATTCGGTCGACCTTTATAACAAGATTGAGGAAGAAACCGGCCTGGGCACAGGCTGGAAAATGAACGGCGGGTTGCGGTTGGCCTGCAACGAGGAACGTTGGACCGAAGTGAAGCGTCAGGCCACCACCGCGCATTCCTTTGGTCTGGAGATGGAGCTGCTGACCCCCAAGGAGGCGCTGGACTTGTGGCCGCTGATGGATATCTCCGACGTGATCGGCGCCGCCTTCATGCCCACCGACGGCCAGGCCAACCCGTCCGACATCACCCAGGCGCTGGCCAAGGGCGCACGGATGGCCGGGGCGAAGATATTTGAGGACACCAAGGTCACCGATATCGAGATCAAGGACGGCAAAATCCGCGCCGTGATCACCGAACATGGCCGGATTGAGTGTGAAAAGGTGATCTGCTGCGCCGGTCAATGGACCCGCACTTTTGCCAAGCGGTTTGGTGTCAACGTGCCGTTGGTGCCGATGGAGCACCAGTATATGGTGACCGAGCCGTTCGAGGGCGTGCCGTCCAACCTGCCCACCCTGCGCGACCCCGACCGGCTGACTTATTACAAGGAAGAAGTCGGCGGGCTGGTGATGGGCGGCTACGAGCCGAACCCGATCCCCTGGGCCCAGGACGGCATCCCCCAGGGCTTCCACTACACGCTGCTGGACAGCAACTTCGACCATTTCGAGCAACTAATGGAACAGGCGCTTGGCCGGGTCCCGGCGCTGGAACATGCCGGTATCAAGACGCTGACCAACGGGCCGGAAAGCTTTACTCCGGACGGTAACTTCATCATCGGCGAGGCGCCTGAGCTGCAGAACTTCTTTGTCGGCGCGGGTTTCAACGCCTTCGGCATCGCCGCGGGCGGCGGTGCAGGTATGGCGCTGGCGGAATGGGTGAAGAACGGCGAGCCGCCGTTCGACCTGTGGTCCGCCGATATCCGCCGCTTTGGCCGCCCGCATTTCGACACCGACTGGGTCCGCACCCGAACAGTCGAGGCTTACGGCAAGCACTACACCATGGCCTGGCCGCATGAGGAACACGACTCCGGCCGCCCCTGCCGCAAGTCGCCGCTTTATGACACTCTGAAGAGCCAGGGCGCCTGTTTCGGCGAGAAGCTCGGCTGGGAGCGCCCCAACTGGTTCGTCGATACCGCCAAAGGAGAAACGCCAAAGGACGTCTACAGCTTTGGCCGCCAGAACTGGTTCGAGGCGGTGGGCCGCGAACATAAGGCCGCGCGCGAAGCCGCGGTGCTGTTCGACCAGACCTCATTCGCCAAATTCGCGCTGAAAGGCCCGGATGCGCTGGTCGCGATGAACTGGATCTGCGCCAATAACGTGGACAAGCCGGTGGGCGCGCTGATCTACACCCAGATGCTGAACAACAAAGGCGGTATCGAATGCGATCTGACCGTGGGCCGGGTGGCGCATGACGAATTCTACATTGTCACCGGCACCGGCTATGCCACCCATGATTTCGACTGGATCCACCGCAACATCCCCGATGGCATGAACTGTCAGCTGTTCGACATCACCTCATCGAACGCGGTGCTGTCGCTGATGGGGCCGAAAGCGCGCGACATCCTTGCCGCTGTCACCCGCGACGATGTATCAAACGACGGTTTCAAGTTCGGCACCATCCGCACCATCGGCATCGCTGGCTGCCCGGTGCAGGCGCTGCGCGTCACCTATGTGGGTGAGCTGGGCTGGGAGCTGCACCTGCCGGTGGAATACGCCCAGACCGTCTACAATGCGCTGATGGAAGCCGGGCTTCCGCAGGGGCTGATCAACGCCGGCTACCGCGCTATTGAGTCCCTGCGCCTGGAAAAAGGCTACCGCGCATGGGGAGCTGATATCGGGCCGGACCACACCCCGTTTGAAGCCGGGCTGGGCTGGGCAGTGAAGCTGAAGCAGGACATGCCCTTCAAGGGCCGTGCCGCCGCCGAAACGCAAAAAGCCAAGGGTGTGAAGAAGATGCTCGCCTGCTTTACCGCTGATCCCGGTGTGGTGCTGTTAGGCCGCGAAACCATCTACCGGAATGGCCAGCGGGTCGGCTGGCTCAGCTCGGGCGGCTATGGCTACACGGTGGGGCAATCCATTGGTTACGGCTATATCCGCAACTCAGATGGCGTTGATGCAGAATATGTGCTGAGCGGGGACTACGAGCTGGAAGTCGCAACTGAGAGAGTGCCCTGCAAGGTGCAGCTCAGCCCGCTCTACGACCCGTCGATGAGCCGGGTGAAGGCCTGA